TATCTATAAATTTATGTGAGCTTATTGGTTATactttttataacattttatgtattaattttttgttttcctttgatTTTAAAGTTTACATCTACTCACCTTATTTCTTCAACAAAATTCTGaacatctaaaattttaatattaaatattttatattcaattGACCTATATAAAGAGTTTTAACAAACCAAAAATTAGCCTTTTTCATTACACTACTAGATAAAACTATATGCTGTATAcaacaaatcaaatttataaattaacacaattatttgaattaaaagattcataatttttaatagttttctaTAAGGGTTGTGGTAAATAGTTTGTTTTCAAAGTTTGGCCTTAGACACCTGGAAAAATAAGCACGGTCTAATTTGCATAGACTTGTCCTTCTTTGGCTACTGGAGTAGTAGCAATCGCTAACACGGGTTATGTTTTAGATGCATAGAAACTCTGCCAGATTCTTGTCTCTCTTGAGCAACACGACAATAAGCGAGAACATAGCAGAGAGaagataaaatttaagaaaagctTGTCTATAGTGTGGGACCGAGCTCTTGTAGACTTAAGACACATAGACAGTacatttattgatttgttttgagagtaaaacGCTAGATTAGTCCATCCTTGTTTGACTTGCACGGTACAAACATATCGATTGAATTACAAAAGTGCAAATTAATTAGTACACGCAACTACGCAAGTTAACCCATGATAATGGAAAACatatttatgattttgataCACATGATGAACCCACTGAAAAATAAACCTATATTTGGATGAACTAGCTTTTCGCCCATGATGAACTCACTAAGGTGTGGAAAACTATGGTAAATCCCATTTTAAGAATTTCGTTGATAGTATTCAAAactattcataatatatatattaattaactagttaatatatatttatttgaaaataacaacTAAAGGTAATAATCATTAGATGAGGGTCCTACGTTATTCAGAAATGTCAAACGTTTAGCTTCactcaaatataaatttactttGTATTGGGTTAATGTGTATATATTCtgagtaagtttttttttctagaatttcACTAATTACTTGTGTGATGGAGATCaggaaatatattcaaaataataaatacgaTATTCAGGGTTTACAGAAATATCAATTTAATTTTAGCCGGATTAAACTTTGATCGTAATTGCCACGTAGCATAATAACAATAAGCAtgcaagaaaagaaaagaaattaaaaaagcaATCACTTGCCCAGGTCGGGTTTTTAATAAAGAATATATTTACTCTCTGATAGCTTATACAATTCATTCATCTATTGAttcatgaacaaaaaaaaaactatagagaGATTCCTGTcactattaatatttttgttatttaaaatacgTTGTCGCTATTAAGAACACCAGTCAGATAAACTGAGTAACTAAATAGACTTGGCGAACCCGACTTTCACACTTGACGGATTCTGGTAGTCAAAAACGGTGTGAAAGGCTCGCATGAATGGCTGACCCAATATCCTACAGTCAAACCACAGGTCCACAAGCAGCGAAAAAGATTTgtattatttgaaataaaaaagggTAAAGAATGAGTTTTTATGAAAAACACAACTTACCAGTAATTGTTTCCACCGTCAACGAACGTAGTCGTGCACACCTCTTTTTTTCCAATTATTTCTCGACGTATATACTATAATAAACGAGAAAATAAGTTACAAAACAaggaaattaattaatagaagaATGAAAATTGTTAGCTGGACTAACATCACTTGGTTTGAGAGGGAAAAGCTTTCCAGCGATTGTGAAGGTAATCGCAGGTAGCTTCGAGAAGCCCAGACAGCCTCTAGCTGCAAAGATGCCCTGATTGATTTTTGCGATCAACTccttaacattaaaataaagttaattaGCAAATGAGAgataatcttaaaaaaaatggtaattaaagACTTATTCTTCTTACTGGTGGACCAAGGATGTTTGAAGTTCCCGAGTCAATAATAGCTTTGCATCCTGTTGAGCAGATTTTGCTGTCTTTTTTACCCACCAAAATGTTGTACATACTTAATAGGTTTTTGTTCCCTTCAACAGGAACATAAGTATGTGTCCCGGTGAAGTGCCTTGTGTTGATACCTCCAAACGTTATCTCCCCACCGTCGTCGCCACCTTTCTTTCCAGAGTCGGAGTACCTTCCAAGCCAAATTGAAAATACTTTGGTTTTAACCTTCCCTTGCTTTATCATCGTGTTCCAAACGGGACTAGTGATCCCTTCTGTGGGAGAGATTAGGCGGAGTCCCAATATACCATCGAACGGGGCCTTAAAAATCTGATCATCATGCGGAGCTGTAGTAGCCTCTACGAAGGATTGTCCGGTGAGAGCAATCCCACCAATCTCCACTGTGTCACTGCTTACAAAACCCTTGAGAGATCCTGTCAAGTAACCGATATCTACCCTTTTTCCTGTTGCACACATAtgaaatattttcagattttgagatCCAGACACAACAAAAAATTCACACCAATGTTTTCTGTAAGAAAATACCAGTTACATACCGTTGCCTCTTTTATACGTACTCGACGCACTTGAGTCGTATTTAGGGTGAGGGAATTGACCCCTAGGCCAAATCTGTGACGGAATCCAGAGGTCAGCACTTCCAGTATCAATAAAGACCTTGAACTTTTGCCCAGGGCTACCGATTTGAATCTCTCCGTAGTATGCATTATCGTACGAGTTATGTAACATCACACTATTCGTTGATGTAGTATCCATCGTTAAATTGATCCTCACAATTGCTTGaactaaaagaaaagaaagaaattaatatattgctacgcatatagatatataattagTTTAAGTACAAATTTAAATACCTGCTAGCGAATGGAACACAAGGGAAAGGAAAATAAACTTCAAGCTACACATCCcttctctcatttttttttcttattaattctaATTTGATTATCACTCTCTGTCTGTGAAACTTAAGACACTGGCTATCCGTTGTATTTATAGTAATAGAGCTGGTGAGAGATGAGGGAGGATGGTTCGGAGATGAGAGAGGGCTCGGCGTcggactaatatttaatatttcatcCTCTTTCTTCcatatttttttccttcaaatatACACCGTCAACCATGCTATATTTATGATTGCACTAACtccatatattttcataaaatatgaacttgtttatatatatacgaTTTTCTTTTTGTGTGCACGTGATTGATTAATACGTGTAATAAGTTTCATTTCCTATTTATtagatatacatataatataatacGTGTAATATAAGATACGTGCAATAAGTTTCATTTCCTATTGATTAATACGTGTAATATAAGATATACATATCGTATATATTAGCAATGGTTATAAGTTTCATTTCCTATTTATTCAATAAAATATGTTTCCTTCCTTTGggtaatatatagtataaatgCTGCATACATAAGATGTTATAAATATCGTAtgtcataattttattttattttattttctggtaAAATAACGTTTGATTACATTACAATATTACATCATAACGAATTAATACTCTGTTTTCTTTCTGTTTGCGAGCAGACATGATCATTTTATCGGTCGTCGCGTAAACACAATATCAAAATTTCAAGTTAAACACGTTCCATATGTATCTGTGTCATTTGTTTAAGTGTAACAAACCTACCAATTATCGCTGAATcatagttttttcttctttattttatttctgtaAAGGGGGAGGGGGTGGTTGGTTAAATACTCTGTTCAGTGACTTGTATGaagatacaaatatattaaagcaactcctgttacaaaaaaaaaaattaaagcaaatAGAAGTAGtggaaaaaaatagaagaagtGAATTGAATGAAAATTACGAACCTATTGTTGAGTTTAATTAGAATTGAGAATATTTATAAGTACcatctaatttattaatttaggatcctatttttatctactattaacAAGTCCTAGTAAGACCAAATAAAGATTAGTTAATATGACataattgattatttatattaataataaatcaactataaattttattttttttaactataacaaaatctgttgagacagaatctatcaaaattttactttaattttttaatatttttataaataaaacattaattaattccGTACatgataatataataatattataaatcaatgttaactaaaatattattataaaacaagaaaataaaaatctatacgatttttaataaattctataattatattatgtattatataaaaatagaagtgctatatgaattaaatatgagaaaattatattaaataggaaacttaaaaaaatatttttaaattgtttcatttaaaCAAATTATCACTCACCATTAAAATGggttaaaattcataaattatataatatttatacaaaaataattctattaacataggttaaaattttaatatctactactatatattatctttttatttattttgaaactctcaacaatatattgtgtaaaaatgtttatataaaaaaatataatagtatataataatatttagttcatagattatttaaaagatatgctattagaaaactatgaaattttaataagtcatttaaaatattaatgacaaattaattataatgataattgtttttactataacaaaatttattgagaaaaatttagaaaatattaccaaaaatttaaatatttttataaaataatatattaatgttattaaaatacaaattcaaaattcatgtaatcttcCTAACTCAAATGTATTAAACAAATCACTATATGTTAATAATAccgaatataaaatataaacaataatattatagagttacacaatatataatactaaaatagacgttatatatttaaaatatttataataacattaaatacatttataaaatgaaaaatatctgCGGGTTTTGTTTACATGCTTATTTCTCATTCCCtaaactatatttgcgaagtgattttgccacatgtcatctatataatcaatttcacaaaacaaatatgacatgactactaaaattgatgacatggcttcgggaaaaatatgacatggataatttcatttaatgttgatttatatttttggcaaacttattagaatatggtaataattcatatattatatttaatattgatttttttttggtaaacttttttaaaatatggtaatagctcatacatcatctataaaataaatattcatatataaaatttcaaatttcgaaatattatttttttgtataattatacaatttgtattactaaagctttcaaaaatttctacaattttttttaaaatttaaatatctaatcataagatcattagttttttatatacctacaaattttataaaaaaaatttaggctaaatttttgataattatacaatgttatatcatttttattattttatacaaattgatttgatatatatcaaatctatattaaatattagtaaaaaatagtaaaatctataatatttaataaaatttatttttaaatataagttagatttaaaaaaattcttagtgCAAGCAAACACCTAGTTGTGCTAATATGCCAACTACTAACAAAGTTCGatccattttaattttaacataaACCAAAGTTTcgatcctttttttttgtatcgtTTATTCACTCAAACAAATTTGATTAAATCATCAAAGAATGATAGATGACATACAACAATAATACGAAATATTTTTGACTAAGGGTATGCACTCagtatgtattatataaatataatattatatgtttgtgtGTCTGTCATGAttcaatatttgatattttaataatataattacataatatCTGTTTTAGGGGGCatgtatatttcttatataataaaaatgaatttcttTTAACAGCttgaatttaatatatataaatataaaaccgAGCTCATATAACTGTAAGAAGTCTCTaatgtgaaaatattaaataccaAGCTAGAATAGAAACTTACATTATCAGGTTCGTATCAACTTGCATCTAAACTTAGCTGCTTTTATGGTTTCTCTATAGTTAATAGGGTAGTAATGGTGtttaggaaaaaaagaaaaaagaaaacccCACAAATTTCAAACTTTGTTTTATCTTTCAAGCATAAGTACTTAAATTGTTGGCATGACAACTACAACCAAATTGTTTTTATCCTTTTAATGTTTAAGCGAAGTATCAACAATAATAGACCTTAATATTGTTTGTATCCTATTTGTTAGTATCGTAACAAAGAATAACAGACGGCGGCATCTaccatttttattatctttgttATGGAGGTCTTCAGTAATCATATCTGCTTAGacggttaaaatatttttatccaacccaatcttctctattaaaagagaagtaccatttttatctattaCAAAATAGTCATACTAGAACTTCTAagtcatatatttaaataattttttattgtttacattagtttatttaatgtataacatttctaaatacttataaggatattaataacaaattcattttaactataaatttaaattttagttttaggaataaaatctgttgagaaaaaatcaacaaaatctttttaaaaatttaaatattcttttcatTAATGCACTGATTAATTTCGCAATtagtattataatattattataaattaattttaattaaatttttattataaacaaaataatgattttttttgctaattttattttttataagtatattctacattatattaaaatagaagtaactaatgaattacatattaaaattatgtttttttgcaaacatattaaaattatgttgaattggtaaaccattatattttgaaaaaaaatactttcattaatataaataaataaaatatcattcaccatTTAAAGTGACTAAAATATTATTCaccttttaaaatgattaatattcataaattatgtaataatttttacaaaaaataaaattattaacatatattaaattttaa
The sequence above is drawn from the Brassica napus cultivar Da-Ae chromosome A8, Da-Ae, whole genome shotgun sequence genome and encodes:
- the LOC125577363 gene encoding procardosin-B-like; its protein translation is MREGMCSLKFIFLSLVFHSLAVQAIVRINLTMDTTSTNSVMLHNSYDNAYYGEIQIGSPGQKFKVFIDTGSADLWIPSQIWPRGQFPHPKYDSSASSTYKRGNGKRVDIGYLTGSLKGFVSSDTVEIGGIALTGQSFVEATTAPHDDQIFKAPFDGILGLRLISPTEGITSPVWNTMIKQGKVKTKVFSIWLGRYSDSGKKGGDDGGEITFGGINTRHFTGTHTYVPVEGNKNLLSMYNILVGKKDSKICSTGCKAIIDSGTSNILGPPELIAKINQGIFAARGCLGFSKLPAITFTIAGKLFPLKPSDYIRREIIGKKEVCTTTFVDGGNNYWILGQPFMRAFHTVFDYQNPSSVKVGFAKSI